In Quercus lobata isolate SW786 chromosome 12, ValleyOak3.0 Primary Assembly, whole genome shotgun sequence, a genomic segment contains:
- the LOC115970253 gene encoding uncharacterized protein LOC115970253 — protein sequence MRRIEEYKRLEDDRLQSKGKVLMITHPRQAGFPFRPRGGLAIQEQAAQMEEVNVTFKEPIHRILDRIKHKPYFRWLNKMGGDPSRMNQILYCTYHRDKGHTTEQCRVLKDHLGQLVKTEHLKDFVLDSGDRVVGQDTRQRGNPLPPPVGVIEVIHVALEKLIVGKRKGVLTVVPVEGNPGLQSLGKKMKFVRERHRLTMTI from the coding sequence ATGAGACGCATCGAGGAATACAAACGATTAGAAGATGACCGGCTGCAGAGCAAAGGCAAAGTGCTGATGATAACTCATCCCCGACAGGCAGGTTTCCCGTTCAGGCCTCGTGGGGGTCTGGCGATTCAAGAACAGGCCGCACAAATGGAAGAAGTGAACGTGACATTTAAGGAACCGATACACAGGATTCTTGATCGGATCAAACACAAGCCGTATTTTCGATGGCTGAACAAGATGGGAGGGGACCCATCCAGAATGAATCAGATTCTGTACTGCACTTATCACCGAGACAAGGGTCACACCACCGAACAgtgccgggtattaaaagaCCACCTCGGGCAGCTAGTCAAGACCGAGCACTTAAAGGATTTCGTGCTAGACTCGGGGGACAGAGTTGTAGGGCAAGATACTCGGCAAAGGGGAAACCCTCTCCCACCCCCTGTGGGGGTAATTGAAGTAATCCATGTTGCGCTGGAGAAGCTCATTGTAGGAAAGAGGAAAGGAGTGTTGACAGTGGTACCGGTAGAAGGTAACCCAGGTCTACAGTCGCTAGGTAAGAAGATGAAGTTTGTACGGGAGCGGCATCGTTTGACGATGACGATTTAG